One Methylocapsa sp. D3K7 DNA window includes the following coding sequences:
- a CDS encoding aldehyde dehydrogenase family protein, with translation MSKKEGETMQTLTKAPAVVAAEDEARCEIEAMVGRARDAQAAIGNYAQEQADALVTAVGWQVYKSREALAKLAVEEGGFGNVQDKIAKFANRVMGTLADMASIKTCGIVEEDPARGLVKIAKPVGVIAALIPTTGPDATPPVKALGALKARNAIIIAPHPRTRKTSAAVVEVMRKGCLQVGAPADLIQVIERPSIAKTELLMRMSDLIVATGGAGMVKAAYSSGTPAYGVGVGNAVHVVDESADLDDAAQMIANAKTFDYATSCLADNSVAAHSSIYETLKGKLIERGGHVCTPAEKAHLQAVMWPKDGHIPLIEVVAKPAARIAELAGIEIAPDRTFLVVEEEGVGEVHPFSGEKLSVVLALYRYSGGIDGAVDLVNQITQYQGAGHTCGIHSSRNDHVLALALGTKTARVMVNQSMNEGAGSVRNGLPYTLSLSCGSWGGNITTENVNVRHFFNLTWVSRPMTPRRLVADEIFGAHWAKYGNE, from the coding sequence GAACAGGCGGACGCCCTGGTCACGGCGGTGGGGTGGCAGGTCTACAAGTCGCGCGAGGCGCTGGCCAAACTTGCAGTCGAAGAGGGAGGCTTTGGTAATGTTCAAGACAAGATCGCCAAGTTCGCCAATCGCGTGATGGGAACCCTGGCCGACATGGCTTCGATCAAGACCTGTGGCATCGTCGAGGAAGACCCGGCGCGTGGCTTGGTCAAGATCGCCAAGCCGGTCGGCGTCATTGCCGCTCTCATTCCCACCACGGGGCCGGACGCCACGCCACCGGTTAAGGCGCTAGGGGCGCTAAAGGCGCGCAATGCGATCATCATCGCGCCCCATCCGCGGACCAGGAAGACGTCCGCGGCGGTTGTCGAGGTCATGCGCAAGGGATGTCTGCAGGTCGGAGCGCCAGCCGACCTCATCCAGGTCATCGAACGTCCGTCGATTGCAAAGACCGAACTGCTGATGCGCATGAGCGACTTGATTGTTGCGACGGGCGGCGCCGGCATGGTGAAAGCGGCGTACAGCTCCGGGACGCCGGCCTATGGCGTTGGAGTCGGCAATGCCGTGCATGTCGTCGATGAGAGCGCCGACCTCGACGACGCCGCGCAAATGATCGCCAACGCGAAGACCTTCGATTACGCGACGAGCTGCCTCGCCGACAATTCCGTCGCCGCCCACTCCTCCATCTACGAAACACTGAAGGGTAAGCTCATCGAGCGCGGCGGTCATGTTTGCACTCCGGCCGAAAAAGCCCACCTGCAAGCCGTTATGTGGCCGAAGGATGGGCACATTCCGTTGATCGAGGTTGTCGCTAAGCCCGCTGCCCGGATTGCCGAATTGGCTGGAATCGAGATCGCTCCGGACCGCACTTTCCTCGTGGTCGAGGAGGAGGGCGTCGGCGAGGTCCATCCGTTTTCGGGAGAAAAGCTGTCGGTGGTGCTTGCACTCTACCGATACAGCGGGGGTATTGACGGCGCGGTCGACCTGGTCAACCAAATCACACAGTACCAAGGCGCCGGTCACACGTGCGGTATCCACAGCAGTCGCAACGATCATGTCCTGGCATTGGCCCTTGGCACCAAAACGGCGCGCGTAATGGTCAACCAGAGCATGAACGAAGGGGCAGGCAGCGTTCGCAATGGGCTTCCCTACACTCTTTCGCTATCCTGCGGATCCTGGGGCGGGAATATCACGACCGAGAACGTCAATGTCCGCCATTTCTTCAATCTAACCTGGGTCTCCCGCCCGATGACGCCGCGCCGACTAGTGGCGGATGAGATATTCGGCGCTCACTGGGCAAAATACGGCAATGAGTGA